The following is a genomic window from Physeter macrocephalus isolate SW-GA unplaced genomic scaffold, ASM283717v5 random_14, whole genome shotgun sequence.
cagcagagggaggcccgcgtaccgcaaaaaaaaaaaaaaaaaaaaaaaaaaaaaacgatataAATGCCGAAGTCATAAATGTGTTAAATTGTGGAAGCCTGGGCAGTAGGGATGGTGTTTCAGGAGAGGGAACCATACACGTGGCCATTCTGGGCTGCGGAGGGTTCGGGTCCCACGTTAAGACCAGTCCTGCCTCGGCTCAATCAGAAGATCTTTTCGAGTGTTATTCACGCGACAAATAaaaaagtgagggcttccctggtggcgcagtggttgagagtccgcctgccgatgcaggagcggctgggcccgtgagccgtggccgctgagcctgcacgtccggagcctgtgctccgcaacgggagaggccacgacagtgagaggcccgcgtaccgcaaaaaaaaaaaaaaaaaaaaaaagtgaacttgtTTGAAAAATCCCATATACAGGATACTCTATTTCctgaaaaaatacagaatatagGGGACATGGCTGAGGCCAAACTGGCCATGCCCACAGCAGGACGCCGAGCTGAGACTGATGCCCTCTATGGGCACCCAAGGCGGGCAGGTCAGGTTCCAGGAGACAGAGCAGCTGCCACAACTGACACCTCCTAGGTGTTATAACCAGTGGCACTCCTTAAGTTGAAATGAAATCGCAGGGCCCCTAAGTAGGCACCCACATTTGGATGTTACTTCAGTACCAAGTGCTTCCAGATTTATGGACTCATGTGACCTGCACTACAGTCCTATCCCCACCCTAATCGATCGCCCAGCGTGGAAGTGGAGTGGAGCTCCGATCTCCTGACTCCGTGCCACGTGTTGGCTCTTTTCCACCTCACTCCAGGACACTCCTGCCACCCACCTGAACAATGACAAACACAGCCTGGGTGAGAGGGTACAGGATTTTGATGGCTGGCTGGCACTCAGAGGAACTGGAGTAGTAGCCGGTCTTGAAGACATCCATGACGAGGGTGCAGATCCCAAACAGCACCAGCCCACCTGGGaatgaggggtggggggcagatcaGAGGGGCAGGAGAAAACGCTTACAGATTTGAGGATGGACGGCCAAATAGTTGGATGActgggtggatggacggatgaaTGGGGTAAGTGAGAAGACGGACGGAAGGATGGGTGTGTGATTGAGCGGGTGGACGGATGGATGCCCTATTGAGCCCCCATCCCTTTGGGGCTGCATAGATAAGGGGAAGGGCCCTAGAGAGGCTCTTTCAACTGCAGCTGTCATCTGTTGTCTGCTGTCCATCAAAGTCTCTCCCGTGGCCACCCTCTTTCAATCTTTAGAAAGGGCAGAGAAGTTCCACTCCATCCCTCTTCCAggactctttcccttcctcttctccctcagtCACAGCCCACCTCGCCCGCAGACACATCTAGCCTTGGGGGGTGGGGACTTCTCACCGGTCTACCTCGAAGGGCACCCAGCAGTTCCTGCGGGAGCCCCAGCCTCCAGCTCCCCGCCTGGGCCACCCCACCTCCGCCCACACCTCCCCTGGCACCTCGGAGCCAGATGGGGCCCGCGTGCGCGTCCCGGTAGGGGACGGCGTCGGCGTCAGGGCAGCGCACGGTGCGAAGGAGGTAGAAGAGGATCCAGAGCACAGCCAGCAGCATCATGGCGGTGAGCAGGGCGAACACGTTGGTGTCATACACCGCCACCTTGTTGAAGGCGCCGCCGCTGATGAGCGTGCAGGCGAAGAGCAGCACGTTCACGGCCAGCAGCACGGACAGCAGGCGGCCGCCCTTCTTCCACACCTCGAGGGGGGCTGCCCGCGGCGCCGGCGGGCTCTCCTTGGGGCCCGTGGGCAGCTCCTCGGGCATGGCAGAGGCGACTGGAGGAGGTTGGAGGGGTCACTGTCGGGGAGGAGCGGACAGGACCCCAGGTCAGCCTCGAGagctctccttcctccatcttatCCCTAGATCTGGGGACCCGAGGGGCGGGGGCTGCGGGGGGTGAAGGAAGCgctgggaaggggaagagaaaggccCACCGTGCCGGTCTCGCGCTCGACGGGAGGAAAAGAGAAGCGGCTGCAGCCCCGTCGGACCCCGTCCAAGGTTCCCACTCCCCAAATCCGTCGACCGGCTAGCCGGGGGCACCCACCTGGCTGGGCCGGGAGCCCGCGCTGAGCTGGGGGTCAGGGGGCGGCGAGCGTGTCCTCTCCCTGACGCCGGCATGGACGGGCGCTTTATACCGGGGAGGGCAGGGTGATTTACAGCCGCGAGAGCTCAGCTCCATAAACCTCTCAGTCCCACTCACATGATCCATCCTTTTCCCGGGCTGAATTTAGGGAAGAGCGTGCGGAGGCAGACAAGGTGAGATTTATATCTACCCGTTAAGaggcgccccctcccccgccgccctgTCACCGCGGCGCAGCCAGCCTCGGGCGCGGCCCGGCACTGCGGCTCCCAGCGGGcaccccgcccccggcgcccagCGCGCCCTGGCGCCCCGCTCTCCCGACGCCCAGGGCCCCGAGAGCTGACGCTCGACAGACGCCCCAAGGGCCCGCAGGCACCCCGACGCCCTCCCAGCCGCCGCGGCCCTGTACCTTTGGGCTCTTCTGTTGCCGCCGCAAATCGGGACCCTGATGCCCCCTCCCCGACACCCTCACGGCCATCGGCGTCCCCTCgtcctccatcccctcccctggTCCCCGCTGCGCTGGACGCTGCCGAGCCGGACTTGCGAGCCGAGCTCCCGGCCAGTCCTCCGGCGCCTCCTGCGGGAGCGCGGCGGGCCCGCCCCGCGCGGAACTGGCAGCCGGGACGGCCGCGTCCCGGTCGCTGGCCGTCTGGCGGTCGGTCCTCATAACTCCCTTGGGCCCATTGTGCAAGGGGTCAGGACTGTCCGCAGACATCCCTCCGCGGCCCCTGGCCCGTTGCCTTGACGCTTAGAGACACCGGGGGCCGCAGCGCCGCGGCTCTAGTGAAGACAGACCTCGGACTGTCCCCGGGCTGGGCCTCCCGGGGCGGGACGCTGGGGTGGGCGCTTTTGGAGAGAGGCCGGGCCCCGTGTGCTCGGGAGCAGGGTCACCCCTGCGCGCTCGGGAGCACGGAGTTTAGGACCCAGGGGCAGCCCGGGACGGCCCTCTGGGCAGCGGAGATCCTCCCCCAACCTTGCCCGCCCGCCGAGCGGCTCAGATGTCCGAGTAGCGGCGGCTCTGGCGCTCCGCAACCTCTGTCTGCGGCGGCGGGGGCTGGCGGCCCCGGCCCctgcccggccccctcccccaagcccatGCCTCAGCTCTAACCCCGCCGCCCTCCCCCGCGGGGGGCACttccccgtgtcccctgcccgcCCCGTCCAAGTCAGGCGCCATGAACGACCAGTACCACCGGGCGGCTCGGGACGGCTACCTGGAACTCCTCAAGGAGGCCACCAGGAAGGAGCTGAACGCCCCCGACGAGGATGGCATGACCCCCACCCTCTGGGCCGCTTACCACGGCAACCTGGAGTCACTTCGCCTCATCGTGAGTCGAGGGTGAGTACCCCCCTGTCCCCGCCCAAGCCCCGCCGGGGAGGACTGAGAGTCTCAGGGCCGCTCTAGGCCCctgagacaccccccccccaactcCATGGcatctcccccccccaccccccgctccccTGTGCCACCCTCTTCCCTAGGACAGACCCTAAGGTGGAACCTTGGAGACTGGCAGTCGTGGAGGAGGAAACAAACTGAGGCCTGTGACATTTGTGACCTGGATGTGGGGCTAGGAGGAGAGGGACTGGGACTTGGGGGTCCACGGCTGTGGGAGGGGCTTCAGAGtgaggagaaggggggaggggtcTCCTGGGTGGGTAGCACCAGGAAGCCAGAGTGAAGGGCACAGTGAGACTGGGAGAGAAGGGGCAGACGCCTCAGAGGGGCCGGAAGGGGGGCCGGGAAAGGAGAAGCTCTTCACTGCCCACGCCCAGCCTGTGGTGCAAGGGGTCCAGCCGGCGCCCACACCTCCCCCCACACTGGATTCCACACAGCTCGCTCCCTGCTCATCCCTGGCACTTGTGGGCACTGACCACAGTGCCAAATGCCACTCGGTTCAGCCACCCCTTTAACTCCCTctgcgcccctcccccaccacgggctccctccccctccctttggAGTTGTCTGCCGGGAGGAGTGGGCGTTGAATCCAGGTGTCAGGGCCAGGGAAGGGGTTAGGAAGTAGCTAAGGAATTGAGGAATGCGGCGTCCAGGGCCACTGACGTGGGCTCCCTACGGCTGAATGACCCTGTGGACAACTTGCCAGCCCCAGCGGTTTAATAAAGAGAAGTCAGGTTGACCTGGGCACCAGGGCGGCCTGGACAAGGAAGAGGGATGTACGAGATGCCCCAGGAGGGTTAACGTGAACATCTCAGGCCCTGGGAAATCATGGTGGAGGGAAAGGGGCCCAGCTGGCCTGGTGCCGGGAGCTGGCCTGTGGTTTGAGCGTGGGGTAGGTGGGGAACCCCCCTTTGCCCTCCCTCCCGGGCCCAGCAACGGGTGGAAGCAGCCCCTAAGATCAGGCAGCTGAACCGTGTTCCAAGACGCCGAGACTGGCCCCTGTCCATGCGGAGAGGGCACACAGTGACCTACCATCCTGCTCCCCGCTTGGACAGATTCGTGGGAGGAGGGGACTAGGGGGCCCCCCTTGGTGCACCAACCCCCCCCCCAGCTCCTCCAGAGGGTGAGGGTCGGTGCTTGATGGGGTGTGGGCCAGATGCCCAGTAGCTCCTGTCTCGAAGGACTTGAAGACCAGTAAGGGATGCGGGGGTGGGGGACTGGGGAGCGTGGGCAGGAGCTGCTGAGACAATGAAGTGATTCTTCCTTCAGCCCTGCGGGGTGGCCCCTCATTAGAGTGGGGCAGAGGGCCTGAGCTAGGTCCCTGAGGGAGGGGCAAGCTTGGAGGAGCCAGGGGGAGGGTGCCCAAGGGGGGCACAGTCTGGCGCGGAGGGTGTTGgagggggctgcgttgggtccctTGGACCCGCCCGAGCCAGCCGCCTCACAGGGCTCCCGAAGGTGGGGCCGCcccgggaggggagggcagcTGGGCCCAGGTTGCAggctgcccttcccctcccctcccctccagtccTGGCTGCCCCCATGCTCCCCTCCTGGCCCAGGCCAAGACCCGACACCTGCTCTCACACGCGGCCCTgccaggcctggccctgctccctgcAGACGTGGCCGTGCCCGGCGACACGCAGGCACGCACCCTCGCACGCTCCCCCAGGGCTCAGGCCCAGCACACACGACCCTCTCGTCCTCTTTTTCGGTCACTCCTGCGCTGGCAGCCACACTCGCCGCCGTGCCTGCCTAGAGACCCAGCCTCGGCCCTGGCCCACCACCTCTCTGGGCCAGCTCCCCGCCGGGCCCCATGAATAATTCACTCCTTTCTCTCTGGGCATTAAATATTTATCCCCTGAGATTCCCAGCCCTCCGTTCTCTTGGGGaaggccccgccccggccccgccttcTCTGTCGCCCCACCCACCGCGAGCCTGGAGCCATCTTTAACCCTGGGCTCGCTCGAGCTGCGCCCGGTGGCTCCGGGCTGCGTGTCTCCCGGCGTCAGAGGAGAGATCTCAGCCCGTCGAGTCCCTCTGGTGTGCCTGTGGGGAAGCTCGTCCAGGCTGGGCGCTCCCCCCACCGGCAGCCGCTGCCGGCTGCCTGCCTGAGCTTGCGCTGGCTCATCACCCCTCCCCGCGTGTCCTCCCTGCAGGGGTGACCCGGACAAGTGTGACATCTGGGGCAACACGCCCCTGCACCTGGCAGCTTCCAATGGCCACCTGCACTGCCTCTCCTTCCTGGTGTCCTTCGGGGCCAACATCTGGTGCCTGGACAACGACTACCACACGCCGCTGGACATGGCCGCCATGAAGGGCCACATGGAATGCGTGCGCTACCTGGACTCCATCGCGGCCAAGCAGAGCAGCCTCAACCCCAAGCTGGTGGGCAAGCTGAAGGACAAGGCCTTCCGCGAGGCGGAGCGGCGCATCCGCGAGTGCGCCAAGATGCAGCGCAAACACCACGAGCGCATGGAACGGCGCTACCGGCGCGAGCTGGCCGAGCGCTCGGACACGCTCAGCTTCTCCAGCCTCACGTCCAGCACCCTGAGCCAGCGGCTGCAGCATCTGGCGCTCGGCAGCCACCTGCCCTACTCGCAGGCCACGCTGCACGGCACCGCCAAGGGCAAGACCAAGATCCAGAAGAAGCTGGAGCGGCGCAAGCAGGGCGGCGAAGGCACCTTCAAGATCTCCGAGGACGGCCGCAAGAGCGTGCGCTCGCTCTCGGGCCTGCAGCTGGGCAGCGACGTGATGTTTGTGCGCCAGGGCACCTACGCCAACCCCAAGGAGTGGGgccgtgccccgctccgggacaTGTTCCTCTCCGACGAGGACAGCGTCTCCCGTGCCACACTGGCGGCCGAGCCTGCGCGCTCGGAGGTCAGCACCGACTCAGGCCACGACTCCCTGTTTACCCGCCCGGGCCTGGGCACCATGGTGTTCCGCAGGAACTACCTGAGCAGCGGGCTGCACGGCCTGGGCCGCGAGGACGCGGCGCTGGACGGCGCGGGCACGCCGCGGGGTCGGCTTCAGAGCTCCCCCAGCCTCGACGACGACAGCCTGGGCAGTGCCAACAGCCTGCAGGACCGCAGCTGCGGGGAGGAGCTGCCCTGGGACGAGCTGGACTTGGGCCTGGACGAGGACCTGGAGCCTGAGACGAGCCCGCTGGAGACGTTCCTGGCCTCCCTGCAGATGGAGGCCTTCACCTCCATCCTGCGGCAGGAGAAGATCGACCTCGAGGCGCTCATGCTGTGCTCGGACCTCGACCTCCGCAGCATCAGCGTCCCCCTGGGACCCCGCAAGAAGATCATGGGGGCCGTGCGGAGGCGGAGGCAGGCGCTGGAGCACCCGCCGGCCCTGGAGGACACAGAGTTGTGAGCGCCCAGAGCCTCGGCGGGGATGGCAAGATAGGGCTTGtaaggccctggggtgggcgtGGATCTGTCTGCCTTTTCGGGTGGGGGATAATAACTAGGTCGCCGTCCGTTCCAAGAGGCCCCACGTATTTGCCCCCGATTCGGAAAAAGAAGCTGCCAATGTACGTCGCTGATGTCAAATGCACCTCGATCTTGAAGAAGTCACGATGCAGGAAAATGGGTGTCTTCGTATGGATGAGACCCAGTAGTCATAGTAATCGCAGCCGGGCCGTTTTGAGCCCTCCCATCTCCTGGGTACTGGAGTTGCCCTTGCACAAGTCCTCTCTTGTGCAGGGGCtgtatcatccccattttacaggtgagcaagTGGAGGTTCAAGAGGCTTAGAGTAGCTCACCCATGGTCCTGCTTCTGCTGATGCAGAGCTGGGCCTGATCCCTGGTCTGTGTGGCTCTAGAGCCTAGGGAGGACAAGGTGACTCCCGTGGGATGGAGGGTGTGGCAGCCAGTCATCTCACCAAATGCCCAAGCCCTCAAGGCAGATATTTTACCTACTGGTCCCTGAACCTTGTAACCAGAAACATGAGCAGATACTCTCAACAGGGCCAACAGTGGCCTTGAGGGCAGAGTTGTCATGTTCAAAAAGCCATCGAGGGGAGCCCAAGGCTGCTGTCAAACTGGCGATGCTGTTGGCCCATCCCTGCCCTGACTCTCCATCCTGGCATCCCACAAGCCCAGCAAACGCTGCCGCCCCCTTTTGGTATCTATGGCCTTTACCCTGCGTGGCTGGGCAGGGGTGGGTTTGGGAGGAAGTCTGGTTTAGAGTTTGGGGCCAGCGTCCCCATCCCTGATCATCAGTCTGCCTAGAGAGGGTAAGTGGTCAGAATATTTGGTCCTGGCTTAAAATGCTGTCTCCAAAGACCCTTGTCTGAGGtccgtctctgtctctttctccacaGATAACAGGGGCTCCTACCCCCATACCAAAAAGAGTTGCAAGTTGCCACACCCACGGTGGGACCACGAGGCCCTCACAGTTACCAGCCCTGCAGCTCCCCAGCCGCTTCCCCGGGAGCAAGGACCGTGCGGTCATCTCCCTTGAAAGCCTGTCCCCACTCTGCCGCAGAGGGTGTGGCCTGGAGGCACCTGGAAGGCCAAGAGAGTGACTCAGAACATCAATTCTGAGGGGTCCTGGGGCCCCTAAGCCACCTCTCTCTGAGTGGCTCTAAAGCACGTGTGCATTTGTGGAAGGCCAgccccagggccagggcaggggccacTAGATGACCAGCCCATCAGAGCTGGATGGGAGCTTGTGGTGCGACTGGGCATGGCTTGCCCTGGGGCCGTGGtctgtccccacccctcctctAAGGGTCCTGTGATCTGCTCAGTCTGGAGACTCCCCTCCTACATTTTTGTGCAGGAAGAGTTtgggctgcctcccctccccctgtaCAGCCCAGAGAGGAGGTTCCCAGCTAGACTCTTCAGCCAAATGCCCCAGCTTTagtccccaccccgccccgagcACGGCCagtccccttctccttctcccactGGCCATGCTGGGGAGTTGGAgtgccaggctgggctgggctgggggtgacCGGTGCCCTTCCAGCCTACCCCGGGGTGGGGCCCAGCCTGACTCCGCCCTCCCCGCCCTGTCCTTCTCCACTCACTCTCTCCTTGGTTGTGCAGCCCGGTGCCCCCAACCCCAGGGACCCCAGAGGGTCAGGGCAATAGATCCAAGGTGCTAGAGCGACTGGCTACAGTATTACGGCCTCGAGGCTCGGCGGGCATCTCTGGGCTGGGGAAAGGCATCTGCCAACTGGCTCAGAGTCTCCCAGGCCCAAACCAGTCAGAGACTGGTTGTGGCTGGGTGTCCAGCCTCGTGTGGGCGAGTCCTGCCACGTGGACACGGGAGCCTGAGGATGTGGACAGTCTAAACTGCTGATTGTCCTCAGGCCCCCAGGGCTCTGGGCAAGGTCTGGAAGCAGCTGGGTGGCTGCCTGATTCTGCATGGGTAGCGGGTAGGGGGGAGTTCTGCACGGGTCCCTGCTTTGTGATGCTGGTGAGACCAGGGGAAAGGCCCGCCTCAGAGGGTCCTCAGACCAAGGTCACGGCTGTGGGAGGGTCACTCAGGAGCCCACACGGTGTGCACATATACACTGCATGCAGATGTgcccttcctcctctgtcaaCAATGGTGCCCCCGTCCCTGACCTTCAGCTTGGGAAGCAGCTCCTCTCGGGAGCATTGCCACAGCCCCCAGCTCCTTCCTGGGCCCCCCTTGGCTGctgcaggggagagagaagccCCCCAAAACGCCACAGGCCTCCCTCTGGTGTGTCTTTCTGAGCAGGGGTCAGAGCTGGGGGCGTGATGGAGGTGGTCCCTGTTCTCACGCTGAAGGCTTGGTCGCCTGCCACTGCCACCCTGAGCCCACCGCAGTCTTTCTCCCCGTCCTCTGGGCCTGGGGCCACCCCCAAGTGCCGACTTGACTTTCCCGGAGCCCCAGGTGCTgccctttctctcctgttccctgTCCGTGTACCGCCTCAGCCCCCTCCCTGTTCTCTCAGTGCTGGGGTGGGGCGGGCTCCCCGATTCCCACCACTGTACAAAGTACCCCTCCCTCAGGCTCATTATAATTTTTGTAGAGAATGTTCTCCATCCTTGTCATGCCTGTGTCTTGTTTTAATCATTCGGGGGTGGGAGACGGGTAGGGTGAAGAAAGCAAGAGGGTGGaggctggagagggagagggTCTTTTTGTGCCTGTGAGGATTTGGTCCTCTTCCTTGGAGGGGGTCCTGGGATAGATGGTCGGGCACTCCCTCACCCCATGCCTCTCTGCAGGGCCCTCCCTCATCCCCGAGTCTTCACCTTGCTCTCTCTGTGGACCCAGAATTTAGAGCTGAGGGAAGGGAGGGTT
Proteins encoded in this region:
- the USH1G gene encoding pre-mRNA splicing regulator USH1G; this translates as MNDQYHRAARDGYLELLKEATRKELNAPDEDGMTPTLWAAYHGNLESLRLIVSRGGDPDKCDIWGNTPLHLAASNGHLHCLSFLVSFGANIWCLDNDYHTPLDMAAMKGHMECVRYLDSIAAKQSSLNPKLVGKLKDKAFREAERRIRECAKMQRKHHERMERRYRRELAERSDTLSFSSLTSSTLSQRLQHLALGSHLPYSQATLHGTAKGKTKIQKKLERRKQGGEGTFKISEDGRKSVRSLSGLQLGSDVMFVRQGTYANPKEWGRAPLRDMFLSDEDSVSRATLAAEPARSEVSTDSGHDSLFTRPGLGTMVFRRNYLSSGLHGLGREDAALDGAGTPRGRLQSSPSLDDDSLGSANSLQDRSCGEELPWDELDLGLDEDLEPETSPLETFLASLQMEAFTSILRQEKIDLEALMLCSDLDLRSISVPLGPRKKIMGAVRRRRQALEHPPALEDTEL